The proteins below are encoded in one region of Silene latifolia isolate original U9 population chromosome 2, ASM4854445v1, whole genome shotgun sequence:
- the LOC141632347 gene encoding F-box/kelch-repeat protein At3g23880-like, translating to MALSLDRNDFFYYEAIQKRVKERGKRRNEVNPIRFTKEFPECLIYEILSWLPVKSLVRFKSVCKSWRIMIKTKSFVSKHMQQRYYYQKDDKCRNCLIVAYNVLPNEVWYYQYLLDEKSRRVLAVTEIYKRPPSSQIFCGPRDGLYYVCCSYRSDDGRRLWNPTLKHCKILPLIVSKHDLPSNRYFAFWDNNYGFGFDPVTQDYKVVIIKDIVDASDNRLEMPPGVLVYSLRTDSWKYVTDLPKYYELRDNKSYVFANTSLYWLASNPCSWGNQAIIAFNLATDECREIQLPMPPSDEEGRDYECLMVYHCIMETWLLLGLMKKRDCFVYGL from the exons ATGGCTCTCTCGTTGGATCGTAACGACTTTTTTTACTATGAAGCCATCCAAAAAAG GGTGAAAGAACGAGGAAAGAGACGTAACGAGGTAAACCCTATTCGATTTACCAAAGAATTTCCCGAATGTTTAATTTACGAGATTCTATCTTGGTTACCTGTAAAATCTTTGGTACGCTTTAAATCTGTATGCAAATCTTGGCGTATTATGATTAAAACCAAGAGTTTCGTATCCAAGCATATGCAACAACGTTACTACTACCAGAAAGACGATAAATGTCGCAACTGCCTCATTGTTGCATATAACGTACTTCCTAATGAAGTTTGGTATTATCAATATTTGCTCGACGAGAAAAGTCGGAGAGTCTTAGCCGTTACTGAAATATATAAACGCCCACCAAGTAGTCAGATATTTTGTGGGCCTCGTGACGGATTATATTACGTTTGCTGCTCATATAGGAGTGATGACGGTAGACGTCTCTGGAATCCGACTTTGAAGCATTGTAAAATTTTACCTCTGATTGTTTCCAAACATGATCTTCCATCTAATCGATATTTTGCATTTTGGGATAATAATTACGGGTTTGGGTTTGATCCCGTGACACAAGACTACAAAGTTGTAATAATCAAAGATATTGTGGACGCGTCCGATAACCGCTTGGAAATGCCTCCTGGTGTTTTAGTCTACTCATTAAGGACAGACTCTTGGAAATATGTTACTGATTTGCCTAAATACTACGAATTGAGAGATAACAAGTCATATGTTTTCGCAAACACAAGTCTCTATTGGCTAGCATCTAACCCATGTTCTTGGGGTAACCAAGCGATAATCGCGTTCAATTTGGCCACCGATGAATGTCGTGAAATTCAACTACCGATGCCTCCGTCCGACGAAGAGGGTCGTGATTACGAGTGTCTAATGGTGTATCACTGTATCATGGAAACATGGCTTTTGTTAGGGTTGATGAAAAAAAGAGATTGTTTTGTGTATGGGCTTTGA
- the LOC141641896 gene encoding F-box/kelch-repeat protein At3g06240-like gives MTKTKSFVSKHMQQGYYYQNDDKCRNCLIVAYNVLPNEVWYYQYLVDEKRRRVLAVTEIYKHPPSSQIFCWPCDGLYYVCCSYRTDDSRRLWNPTLKHRKILPPIVSKHDLPSNRYFAFWDNNYGFGFDPVTQDYKVVIIKDIVDASDKRLEMPPGVLVYSLRTDSWKYVADLPKYYELRDNKSYVFANKSLYWLASNPCSWGNQAIIAFNLATDECREIQLPMPPSDEYDCDYECLMVYRGNMAFVKVDQKMRLFCVWALKKRKWVVKLRMNLHFMARKPLGQWRDGLLIFEAKDCQNLIICNLDTLKSWVLKVRKSQPYYWCNGICAYEESIIHLY, from the coding sequence ATGACTAAAACCAAGAGTTTCGTATCCAAGCATATgcaacaaggttactactaccaGAACGACGATAAATGTCGCAACTGCCTCATTGTTGCATATAACGTACTTCCTAATGAAGTTTGGTATTATCAATATTTGGTCGACGAGAAACGTCGGAGAGTCTTAGCCGTTACTGAAATATATAAACACCCACCAAGTAGTCAGATATTTTGTTGGCCTTGTGACGGATTATATTACGTTTGCTGCTCATATAGGACAGATGACAGTAGACGTCTCTGGAATCCGACTTTGAAGCATCGTAAAATTTTACCTCCGATTGTTTCCAAACATGATCTTCCATCTAATCGATATTTTGCATTTTGGGATAATAATTAcggttttgggtttgatcccgTGACACAAGACTACAAAGTTGTAATAATCAAAGATATTGTGGACGCGTCCGATAAGCGCTTGGAAATGCCTCCTGGTGTGTTAGTCTACTCATTAAGGACCGACTCTTGGAAATATGTTGCTGATTTGCCTAAATACTACGAATTGAGGGATAACAAGTCATATGTTTTCGCAAACAAAAGTCTGTATTGGCTAGCATCTAACCCATGTTCTTGGGGTAACCAAGCGATAATCGCGTTCAATTTGGCCACCGATGAATGTCGTGAAATTCAACTACCGATGCCTCCGTCCGACGAATATGATTGCGATTACGAGTGTCTAATGGTGTATCGTGGAAACATGGCTTTTGTTAAGGTTGATCAAAAAATGAGATTGTTTTGTGTATGGGCTTTGAAGAAGAGAAAATGGGTCGTGAAATTGAGGATGAACCTTCATTTTATGGCCCGGAAACCATTGGGCCAGTGGAGAGATGGGCTGCTAATATTTGAAGCTAAAGATTGTCAAAATCTAATTATTTGTAACCTTGACACATTAAAAAGTTGGGTTTTAAAGGTACGTAAGTCTCAACCTTACTATTGGTGTAATGGCATTTGTGCTTACGAGGAAAGCATTATTCATCTTTATTAG
- the LOC141632362 gene encoding indole-3-acetic acid-amido synthetase GH3.4-like has translation MGRRENDLVSNANPTALLNFIEEVTSKCGKEQDNVLAEILSQNAEVEYLKRHGCPKDKDTFKSKVPIVSYEDLKPDILRIANGDTSPILCAHRITEFFHSSGTSGGVQKLIPTTAESMVKRHLLYSLPLPVISKNIEGVDKGKSLMFLISRIQSTTPGGLLVRPVSTAYYRTHYFMDSARDIYSSPIESIHCFDHFQSIYTQLLCGFYQRHDVVRVGTAFAPTLITVIHFLKEHYKEICRDIATGILSSMIKDQGLRARITDSFMGRPNTELAELIYSACIVGNWEGIIPKIWANAKYVETRVTGSMAQYIPALEYYSGGLPLVSNRYAASEGAFGVNLDPICKPYDEATFTLIPNMAYFEFMPLDSSGTESGSITCHQPVDLANIEIGKEYELLVTTYTGLYRYRVEDVVCPMSIYNSTPQFKFMGRKHMVLSIDVEETTESGLLKAIENVSIILKPFDTMVLEYTSYAHIKTTIPGHYVIYLELLSKKDPRKIELTEEVLEQCCLAMENSLNTLYRRCRGLFKSIGPLEIRVVKNGSFEKLREYAISKGTSLSQYKVPRCLKLLPMVQLMDLGVISTHFSPSFPSWDSSGV, from the exons ATGGGGAGAAGAGAAAATGATCTCGTCAGCAACGCTAATCCAACGGCATTGCTGAATTTCATAGAGGAAGTAACTAGCAAATGCGGCAAAGAGCAAGACAATGTGTTGGCGGAGATACTTAGCCAAAACGCAGAGGTAGAGTACTTGAAACGACATGGGTGTCCTAAAGATAAGGATACCTTCAAATCAAAGGTACCTATTGTGTCCTATGAAGACTTGAAACCGGACATCTTACGTATCGCTAATGGTGATACGTCCCCTATTCTTTGTGCTCATCGTATTACTGAATTTTTTCATAG CTCAGGGACTTCAGGAGGAGTGCAAAAGCTAATACCAACAACCGCGGAGTCAATGGTGAAGAGGCATTTGCTTTATAGCCTTCCTCTGCCTGTTATCTCCAA AAATATTGAAGGAGTAGACAAAGGAAAATCATTGATGTTTTTAATTTCAAGGATCCAATCAACAACTCCGGGTGGTTTATTAGTCCGTCCTGTCTCAACAGCCTACTATAGGACCCATTATTTCATGGACTCGGCCCGAGACATTTACTCAAGTCCTATTGAATCCATCCATTGCTTTGATCACTTCCAATCCATCTACACTCAACTCCTATGTGGGTTTTACCAACGACACGACGTGGTTCGGGTTGGAACCGCTTTTGCCCCGACCCTTATCACCGTCATTCACTTTCTCAAGGAACATTACAAGGAGATATGTCGGGACATTGCGACCGGGATCTTAAGCTCGATGATCAAGGACCAAGGCCTAAGGGCCCGGATAACCGACTCGTTTATGGGCCGGCCTAACACTGAACTGGCCGAGTTAATTTACTCGGCGTGCATTGTTGGGAATTGGGAAGGAATTATCCCAAAGATTTGGGCGAATGCTAAGTACGTGGAGACTCGAGTTACGGGCTCAATGGCCCAATATATACCGGCACTGGAATATTATAGTGGCGGGCTGCCATTGGTGAGCAATAGATATGCTGCTTCGGAGGGCGCTTTCGGCGTCAATTTAGATCCCATTTGTAAGCCTTATGATGAGGCCACTTTCACATTGATACCAAATATGGCCTACTTTGAGTTTATGCCTCTTGATTCATCCGGAACCGAGTCGGGTTCTATAACATGTCATCAACCAGTGGACCTCGCCAACATCGAAATTGGGAAGGAGTATGAGCTTTTGGTGACCACCTATACCGGTTTGTATAG GTACCGAGTAGAGGACGTTGTTTGCCCAATGAGCATTTACAATTCTACCCCACAATTCAAGTTCATGGGGAGAAAGCATATGGTACTTAGCATTGATGTAGAGGAAACAACTGAATCCGGGTTGCTAAAAGCAATCGAAAATGTATCAATCATACTCAAGCCCTTTGATACAATGGTGCTAGAGTACACAAGCTACGCCCATATTAAGACTACCATCCCCGGCCACTATGTCATATACTTGGAATTGTTGTCTAAGAAGGACCCGCGGAAAATCGAGCTGACTGAAGAAGTCTTGGAACAATGTTGCTTGGCAATGGAGAATTCCTTAAACACTCTATATCGTCGTTGTCGAGGTCTTTTCAAGTCCATTGGACCACTAGAAATTCGAGTTGTGAAAAATGGTTCTTTTGAAAAGTTGAGGGAGTATGCTATATCAAAAGGGACATCCCTTAGTCAGTATAAGGTGCCCAGATGCTTGAAACTATTGCCAATGGTTCAACTGATGGACTTGGGAGTGATCTCAACTCACTTTAGCCCGTCTTTTCCGAGTTGGGACTCATCGGGCGTTTAA
- the LOC141632368 gene encoding putative F-box protein At3g16210 encodes MALSLDRNDFFYYEAIQKRVKERGKRRNEVNPIRFTKEFPECLIYEILSWLPVKSLVRFKSVCKSWRTMIKTKSFVSKNMQQRYYYQKDDKCRNCLIVAYNVLPNEVWYYQYLVDEKSRRVLAVTEIYKRPPSSQIFCGPCDGLYYVCCSYRSDDGRRLWNPTLKHCKILPPVVSKHNLPSNRYFAFWDNNYGFGFDPVTQDYKVVIIKDIVDASDNRLEMPPGVLVYSLRTDSWKYVADLPKYYELRDNKSYVFANKSLYWLASNPCSWGNQAIIAFNLATDECREIQLPMPPSDEYDCDYECLMVYRGNMAFVKVDQKMRLFCVWALKKRKWVEKLRMSLHFMARKPLGQWRDGLLIFETKDCQNLIICNLDTLKSWVLKVRKSQPYYWCNGICAYEESIIHLH; translated from the exons ATGGCTCTCTCGTTGGATCGTAACGACTTTTTTTACTATGAAGCCATCCAAAAAAG GGTGAAAGAACGAGGAAAGAGACGTAACGAGGTAAACCCTATTCGATTTACCAAAGAATTTCCCGAATGTTTAATTTACGAGATTCTATCTTGGTTACCTGTAAAATCTTTGGTACGCTTTAAATCTGTATGCAAGTCTTGGCGTACTATGATTAAAACCAAGAGTTTCGTATCCAAGAATATGCAACAACGTTACTACTACCAGAAAGACGATAAATGTCGCAACTGCCTCATTGTTGCATATAACGTACTTCCTAATGAAGTTTGGTATTATCAATATTTGGTCGACGAGAAAAGTCGGAGAGTCTTAGCCGTTACTGAAATATATAAACGCCCACCAAGTAGTCAGATATTTTGTGGGCCTTGTGACGGATTATATTACGTTTGCTGCTCATATAGGAGTGATGACGGTAGACGTCTCTGGAATCCGACTTTGAAGCATTGTAAAATTTTACCTCCGGTTGTTTCCAAACATAATCTTCCATCTAATCGATATTTTGCATTTTGGGATAATAATTACGGGTTTGGGTTTGATCCCGTGACACAAGACTATAAAGTTGTAATAATCAAAGATATTGTGGACGCGTCCGATAACCGCTTGGAAATGCCTCCTGGTGTTTTAGTCTACTCATTAAGGACCGACTCTTGGAAATATGTTGCTGATTTGCCTAAATACTACGAATTGAGAGATAACAAGTCGTATGTTTTCGCAAACAAAAGTCTGTATTGGCTAGCATCTAACCCATGTTCTTGGGGTAACCAAGCGATAATCGCGTTCAATTTGGCCACCGATGAATGTCGTGAAATTCAACTACCGATGCCTCCGTCCGACGAATATGATTGCGATTACGAGTGTCTAATGGTGTATCGTGGAAACATGGCTTTTGTTAAGGTTGATCAAAAAATGAGATTGTTTTGTGTATGGGCTTTGAAGAAGAGAAAATGGGTCGAGAAATTGAGAATGAGCCTTCATTTTATGGCCCGGAAACCATTGGGCCAGTGGAGAGATGGGCTGCTAATATttgaaactaaagattgtcaaAATCTAATTATTTGTAACCTTGACACATTAAAAAGTTGGGTTTTAAAGGTACGTAAGTCTCAACCTTACTATTGGTGTAATGGCATTTGTGCTTACGAGGAAAGCATTATTCATCTTCATTAG